A genome region from Nocardiopsis exhalans includes the following:
- a CDS encoding TrmH family RNA methyltransferase, with amino-acid sequence MDVIRVSDPADPRLADYTRLRDVNLRRHLEAEHGLFMAEGDKVIRRAATAGFVPRSFLLTERRAEALDDVVAASGAPLYVVSEETAERVVGFDLHRGALAAYHRKPLPELGEALARARSIVVLEDLVDHTNVGAIFRSAAGLGVDAVVLAPRCADPLYRRSVKVSMGAVFTLPYTRLDDWYGGLDTLRDAGFDLMALTPGEGSLPIREAMDRLDADARVGLLLGTEGDGLSSRWLERATSRVHIPMADRDIDSLNVTAAAAIACYELSRFSNVAAREHLG; translated from the coding sequence ATGGATGTCATCAGGGTCAGTGACCCCGCCGACCCGCGTCTGGCCGACTACACCCGGCTCCGCGACGTCAACCTGCGCCGCCACCTGGAGGCCGAGCACGGCCTGTTCATGGCCGAGGGCGACAAGGTGATCCGCCGAGCCGCCACCGCCGGGTTCGTCCCCCGCAGCTTCCTGCTCACCGAACGCCGAGCCGAGGCCTTGGACGACGTGGTCGCTGCCTCCGGGGCGCCGCTGTACGTGGTGAGTGAGGAGACCGCCGAACGCGTGGTCGGCTTCGACCTGCACCGGGGAGCGCTCGCCGCCTACCACCGCAAGCCCCTGCCGGAGCTCGGGGAGGCCCTGGCCAGGGCTCGCAGCATCGTGGTGCTGGAGGACCTGGTGGACCACACCAACGTCGGCGCGATCTTCCGTAGCGCCGCCGGGCTGGGCGTGGACGCGGTGGTCCTCGCGCCGCGCTGCGCGGACCCGCTCTACCGCCGCTCCGTGAAGGTGTCGATGGGGGCGGTGTTCACCCTGCCCTACACCCGCCTCGACGACTGGTACGGCGGCCTGGACACCCTGCGCGACGCCGGTTTCGACCTCATGGCGCTCACCCCGGGCGAGGGTTCGCTGCCGATACGCGAGGCCATGGACCGCCTCGACGCCGACGCCAGGGTGGGGCTGCTGCTGGGCACCGAGGGCGACGGGCTGTCCTCACGCTGGCTGGAGCGGGCCACCTCCCGCGTGCACATCCCGATGGCCGACCGCGACATCGACTCCCTGAACGTCACCGCCGCGGCCGCCATCGCCTGCTACGAGCTCTCGAGGTTCAGCAACGTGGCGGCCCGGGAGCACCTGGGCTGA
- the orn gene encoding oligoribonuclease, with product MNDSLVWIDCEMTGLDFENDALIEVACLITDGELNILDEGVDVVIKPPQKALDRMGDFVRNMHTTSGLLEELDKGVTLEEAEDRVLEHIHQYVTEPRKAPLCGNSIATDRTFLARDMRRIDDFLHYRMVDVSSIKELLRRWHPRVYYASPEKNGGHRALADITESIRELRYFRAAAFLPEPGLSSSTARAIAAEVVADGTGFEARDAALAKSTPEN from the coding sequence ATGAATGACAGTTTGGTGTGGATCGACTGCGAGATGACAGGCCTCGACTTCGAGAACGACGCACTGATCGAGGTTGCCTGTCTGATCACCGACGGCGAGTTGAACATCCTCGACGAGGGTGTGGACGTCGTGATCAAGCCCCCGCAGAAGGCCCTGGACCGGATGGGCGACTTCGTCCGGAACATGCACACCACCTCGGGGCTCCTGGAGGAGCTCGACAAGGGCGTGACCCTCGAAGAAGCAGAGGACCGCGTCCTGGAGCACATCCACCAGTACGTCACCGAGCCCCGCAAGGCGCCCCTGTGCGGCAACTCGATCGCCACGGACCGCACCTTCCTCGCCCGCGACATGCGGCGCATCGACGATTTCCTGCACTACCGGATGGTCGATGTCTCCTCCATCAAGGAGCTCCTGCGCCGCTGGCACCCGCGCGTCTACTACGCGAGCCCGGAGAAGAACGGCGGCCACCGCGCCCTCGCCGACATCACCGAAAGCATCCGTGAGCTGCGCTACTTCCGCGCTGCCGCCTTCCTCCCGGAACCCGGCCTGAGCTCGTCCACGGCCCGCGCCATCGCCGCCGAAGTAGTCGCCGACGGCACCGGCTTCGAGGCACGTGACGCGGCTCTCGCAAAGTCCACCCCGGAAAACTGA
- a CDS encoding DUF2510 domain-containing protein, with product MGGSIEPGWYADPQGDAQTLRWWNGDEWTRHTRSLSELQGGADGSDEEAATTYLGGQNRDDPSSDDEEEGTVRLGSSAPAPVPVEDEPSTMRIDPSWAQQASAPDPAPQPPAAPDDDEPSTVRINPSWAQDASPQQPPGTTPPPAPVGDEPSTMRIDPSWAQQASAPGNQPPVDDEPSTMRISPSWSQQSTDHADEVPTANLADDDEATADLSGVGTTMRVDPGDLPGSGDDVPTAHIPDDEVPTANLADDAIGDTPRTAVFDPNAIGDTPRTAVFDPNAAGGTPRTAVFTPGGDDRSGADQSPGGTAIFDPNDPMFSGGAGEDGDDKGGKFNKFLGSLKEGWADLSEERKEQRRQAEEEAARKREEERVRGEAEAEKQAEEAQQRAEEERKRAEEAAKHAPPAPQADTPSAANDPQSAGAPPLGWTPQNPGQPHSGANQPPSGPHQPPSGPQQGFNPAGGPHGQPLSGPQPGGFPGQRPPSGANRPPSGPHQPPSGPQPGFQQQGFGPQGPPPGQPPQRFGPPGGFPPPQQMGNRPPMPPQGPPPGQQPPQQFGPPPSGPGPRPPMGGGPGGPPGGPGRPGGPPPGGPHQGPMGGAAGGPGGPGGPPGGSPWGPPPGGPQGGPPGGPQGDPFGNPYGQPPQPPQPPAKKKRGCGCGCFALIAITLVLLVLAYLQFWDVWDWLYIIFDVGEPPGVSDPFVWD from the coding sequence ATGGGTGGATCTATCGAGCCGGGTTGGTACGCGGACCCGCAGGGCGACGCGCAGACGCTCAGATGGTGGAACGGTGACGAGTGGACGAGGCATACCCGTTCACTGAGCGAACTCCAAGGCGGCGCCGACGGCTCCGACGAGGAAGCCGCCACCACCTACCTGGGCGGTCAGAACAGGGACGACCCCTCGTCCGACGACGAGGAGGAGGGGACGGTTCGGCTGGGCTCCTCCGCCCCCGCGCCGGTACCGGTCGAGGACGAGCCCAGCACCATGCGCATCGACCCCTCGTGGGCGCAGCAGGCCTCGGCCCCCGACCCCGCTCCGCAGCCCCCGGCCGCCCCCGACGACGACGAGCCGAGCACCGTCCGAATCAACCCCTCCTGGGCACAGGACGCCTCCCCCCAGCAGCCCCCCGGCACCACCCCTCCCCCCGCCCCGGTCGGGGACGAGCCCAGCACCATGCGGATCGATCCGTCCTGGGCCCAGCAGGCCTCGGCCCCGGGCAACCAGCCCCCGGTGGACGACGAGCCCAGCACCATGCGGATCAGCCCGTCCTGGAGCCAGCAGTCCACTGACCACGCTGACGAGGTGCCCACGGCCAACCTCGCCGACGACGACGAGGCCACCGCTGACCTGAGCGGTGTCGGCACCACCATGCGGGTCGACCCCGGCGACCTGCCCGGATCGGGCGACGACGTTCCCACCGCCCACATCCCGGACGACGAGGTGCCCACGGCCAACCTCGCCGACGACGCCATCGGCGACACCCCCCGTACCGCCGTCTTCGACCCCAACGCCATCGGCGACACCCCCCGTACCGCCGTCTTCGACCCCAACGCCGCCGGTGGGACCCCGCGCACCGCCGTGTTCACGCCCGGCGGCGACGACCGGTCCGGCGCTGACCAGTCGCCCGGCGGCACCGCCATCTTCGACCCCAACGACCCGATGTTCTCGGGCGGCGCGGGCGAGGACGGGGACGACAAGGGCGGCAAGTTCAACAAGTTCCTCGGCAGTCTCAAGGAGGGCTGGGCCGACCTCTCCGAGGAGCGCAAGGAGCAGCGCCGCCAGGCCGAGGAGGAGGCTGCCCGGAAGCGCGAGGAGGAGCGGGTCCGCGGGGAGGCCGAGGCCGAGAAGCAGGCCGAGGAAGCCCAGCAGCGGGCCGAGGAGGAGCGCAAGCGCGCCGAGGAGGCCGCCAAGCACGCTCCCCCGGCCCCCCAGGCGGACACGCCTTCGGCGGCCAACGACCCCCAGTCCGCCGGCGCCCCGCCGCTGGGCTGGACCCCGCAGAACCCGGGCCAGCCCCACTCGGGTGCCAACCAGCCGCCGTCCGGGCCGCACCAGCCCCCGTCCGGGCCGCAGCAGGGCTTCAACCCCGCGGGCGGCCCTCACGGCCAGCCGCTCTCCGGCCCGCAGCCGGGCGGTTTCCCGGGCCAGCGGCCCCCGTCCGGGGCGAACCGGCCGCCGTCCGGACCGCACCAGCCCCCGTCCGGCCCTCAGCCCGGCTTCCAGCAGCAGGGGTTCGGGCCGCAGGGTCCGCCTCCCGGTCAGCCGCCGCAGCGGTTCGGCCCGCCCGGGGGCTTCCCGCCGCCGCAGCAGATGGGCAACCGCCCGCCGATGCCGCCGCAGGGCCCGCCCCCCGGTCAGCAGCCACCCCAGCAGTTCGGCCCGCCGCCCAGCGGCCCCGGCCCGCGCCCGCCCATGGGCGGCGGCCCCGGCGGTCCCCCTGGTGGACCTGGCCGCCCCGGTGGACCTCCTCCCGGCGGCCCGCACCAGGGCCCCATGGGCGGCGCTGCCGGCGGCCCGGGTGGTCCCGGTGGTCCGCCCGGCGGCTCCCCCTGGGGTCCGCCCCCCGGTGGGCCCCAGGGCGGTCCTCCCGGAGGACCCCAGGGCGACCCGTTCGGCAACCCGTACGGCCAGCCGCCACAGCCGCCTCAGCCGCCCGCGAAGAAGAAGCGCGGCTGCGGTTGCGGCTGCTTCGCCCTGATCGCGATCACCCTGGTCCTGCTGGTACTGGCCTATCTCCAGTTCTGGGACGTGTGGGACTGGCTGTACATCATCTTCGACGTCGGCGAACCGCCGGGGGTCTCGGACCCCTTCGTCTGGGACTGA
- a CDS encoding C40 family peptidase: MRNRLRTCAGTTAAFAVAFTAFGATPAMAAPVVEDRPPLSEQVAPELAAPSGSVPRATDPETETPDTAESEAPDTADVAELKRDAYVAPFREARSVEYFAVAAEKLPREAVDAVRDIDGVENVLTVDAARVEIDGEPTSVLGVNPSSFRNHAPKPSAESDEIWQGVAEGHIALSKEVGTERELDIGSEVTLAGGNGEVPLEVWTHATSGIAGIDALVSRELSRELGMPEGNALVISAPDTDLWDLHEELEEILGEDASLQLVADAPEPLVDGDAVPSTVIERVIANAETQLGVPYVWGGTTPNVGFDCSGLLQWAFREAGVSIPRVTHDQWNAGQRVEWDDLQRGDLLFWRSDPTAPNYISHVAIYLGDGQMLEAPRTGLDVRVTSVRTANYAGAVRVNT; encoded by the coding sequence GTGCGGAACCGTCTCAGAACATGTGCGGGCACCACGGCCGCGTTCGCGGTCGCCTTCACGGCCTTCGGGGCCACCCCCGCGATGGCCGCCCCCGTCGTCGAGGACCGCCCGCCCCTCTCCGAGCAGGTCGCGCCCGAGCTCGCCGCCCCCAGCGGCTCCGTGCCCCGAGCGACCGACCCCGAGACCGAAACCCCCGACACCGCCGAGTCCGAGGCCCCCGACACCGCGGACGTCGCCGAACTCAAGCGCGACGCCTACGTCGCCCCCTTCCGCGAGGCGCGCTCCGTCGAGTACTTCGCGGTGGCCGCTGAGAAACTGCCCCGGGAGGCCGTCGACGCGGTCCGCGACATCGACGGGGTGGAGAACGTCCTCACCGTCGACGCCGCGCGCGTGGAGATCGACGGCGAACCCACCTCGGTGCTGGGCGTCAACCCGTCCAGTTTCCGCAACCACGCCCCCAAGCCCTCCGCCGAGTCCGACGAGATCTGGCAGGGTGTCGCCGAGGGCCACATCGCGCTCTCCAAGGAGGTGGGCACCGAACGCGAGCTGGACATCGGCAGCGAGGTCACCCTCGCCGGCGGCAACGGCGAGGTGCCCCTGGAGGTGTGGACCCACGCCACCTCCGGAATCGCTGGGATCGACGCCCTCGTCTCCCGCGAACTCTCCCGTGAACTGGGCATGCCCGAGGGCAACGCCCTGGTGATCTCCGCCCCCGACACGGACCTGTGGGACCTGCACGAGGAGCTCGAGGAGATCCTCGGCGAGGACGCCTCGCTCCAGCTGGTCGCCGACGCCCCCGAACCGCTGGTCGACGGCGACGCCGTGCCCTCCACGGTGATCGAGCGGGTCATCGCCAACGCCGAGACCCAGCTGGGCGTGCCCTACGTGTGGGGCGGCACCACCCCGAACGTCGGCTTCGACTGCTCCGGGCTGCTCCAGTGGGCCTTCCGCGAGGCGGGCGTGTCCATCCCGCGCGTCACCCATGACCAGTGGAACGCGGGCCAGCGCGTGGAGTGGGACGACCTCCAACGCGGCGACCTGCTGTTCTGGCGCTCGGACCCGACCGCGCCGAACTACATCTCGCACGTGGCCATCTACTTGGGCGACGGCCAGATGTTGGAGGCCCCGCGCACCGGCCTGGACGTTCGGGTCACCTCGGTGCGGACCGCCAACTACGCGGGCGCGGTGCGCGTCAACACCTGA
- a CDS encoding substrate-binding domain-containing protein yields MGRHRGKYAEEPSGRNRRRRGRGGAFAALAAAMVIVVGLAVAGVYMFGQGDGCGGSDIELDIAVSPELGPALTDIASDFNAEEHTVDNRCVRANVRQADSANVAFGITGAGATMGDTDSDVWIPDSSVWSRLVQSQAGDAIITETGTSLARSPLVLTERAEFADDSDEDTTWMDVVPTAAPGEETDRVVRVVDPARSSSGLGTLYLLHGALEEATPDADTFNAHMTAALQALHQGASADEDAAFLALSGGSAEAPPVMVMSEQAVWRYNAAHSDSAAQPNYLSDGTYFLDYPYIVRSEESEVTRAAEVFRTAVRTDEAVERFLAEGFRNSEGGLDASVLTGEAGFLAEEPSELPAPSEGSITELTRFWNQLKMDSRVLTIIDISGSMLAEVPGTGLTRMQVAGAASAEGLQMFSDTSELGLWEFSTNVNNGMNYQEIAPIRELQATDEAGNEHRDVIGAAIQNLEPLPRGDTALYETYLAAYQEMSRTYRPDRTNVVLMLTDGDNDNPGGLEFDELMSQLDSLISPSRPIPIITIAFGPDVQNLEPLQEIAAATGGAAYMTEDPTEIGDIFLQAFSLRIADENDGS; encoded by the coding sequence GTGGGACGTCACCGCGGAAAATACGCAGAAGAACCCTCCGGCCGGAACAGACGCCGCCGCGGTCGCGGCGGAGCGTTCGCCGCCCTGGCCGCCGCGATGGTGATCGTGGTCGGACTCGCCGTGGCGGGCGTGTACATGTTCGGGCAGGGCGACGGCTGCGGCGGCTCCGACATCGAACTGGACATCGCGGTCAGCCCCGAACTGGGCCCCGCGCTGACCGACATCGCCAGCGACTTCAACGCCGAAGAGCACACCGTCGACAACAGGTGTGTGCGCGCCAACGTGCGCCAGGCCGACTCGGCCAACGTCGCCTTCGGTATCACCGGGGCCGGCGCCACCATGGGCGACACCGACTCAGACGTGTGGATTCCGGACTCCTCCGTGTGGTCGCGCCTGGTCCAGAGCCAGGCCGGGGACGCCATCATCACCGAGACCGGCACCTCGCTGGCCCGCAGCCCGCTGGTGCTGACCGAACGCGCCGAATTCGCCGACGACAGCGACGAGGACACCACGTGGATGGACGTGGTCCCCACCGCCGCCCCCGGCGAGGAGACCGACCGGGTCGTCCGGGTGGTCGACCCGGCCCGCAGCTCCAGCGGCCTGGGCACCCTCTACCTGCTGCACGGCGCCCTGGAGGAGGCCACCCCCGACGCCGACACCTTCAACGCGCACATGACCGCCGCGCTGCAGGCCCTGCACCAGGGCGCCTCCGCCGACGAGGACGCCGCGTTCCTGGCCCTGAGCGGCGGCAGCGCCGAGGCGCCGCCCGTGATGGTGATGTCCGAACAGGCGGTGTGGCGCTACAACGCGGCCCACTCCGACTCCGCCGCCCAGCCCAACTACCTCAGCGACGGCACCTACTTCCTCGACTATCCCTACATCGTGCGCAGCGAGGAGAGCGAGGTCACCCGCGCCGCCGAGGTGTTCCGCACCGCGGTGCGCACCGACGAGGCCGTCGAGCGCTTCCTCGCCGAGGGCTTCCGCAACTCCGAGGGCGGGCTCGACGCGTCCGTGCTGACCGGGGAAGCCGGTTTCCTCGCCGAGGAGCCGAGCGAGCTGCCCGCTCCCTCCGAGGGCTCCATCACCGAGCTGACCCGTTTCTGGAACCAGCTGAAGATGGACTCCCGGGTACTGACCATCATCGATATCTCCGGGTCGATGCTGGCCGAGGTTCCCGGCACCGGGCTCACCCGCATGCAGGTGGCCGGCGCCGCCTCCGCCGAGGGCCTGCAGATGTTCTCCGACACCTCCGAGCTGGGCCTGTGGGAGTTCTCCACCAACGTCAACAACGGCATGAACTACCAGGAGATCGCCCCGATAAGAGAGCTGCAGGCCACCGATGAGGCGGGGAACGAGCACCGGGACGTGATCGGTGCCGCGATCCAGAACCTGGAGCCGCTGCCGCGGGGCGACACGGCGCTGTACGAGACCTACCTGGCCGCCTACCAGGAGATGTCCCGGACCTACCGGCCCGACCGCACCAACGTCGTGCTGATGCTCACCGACGGGGACAACGACAACCCCGGCGGGCTGGAATTCGACGAACTGATGTCCCAGCTCGACTCGCTCATCAGCCCGTCCCGACCCATCCCGATCATCACGATCGCCTTCGGCCCGGACGTACAGAACCTGGAGCCGCTGCAGGAGATCGCGGCGGCCACCGGGGGCGCGGCGTACATGACCGAGGACCCGACGGAGATCGGGGACATCTTCCTCCAGGCGTTCTCCCTACGCATCGCGGACGAGAACGACGGGAGTTAG
- a CDS encoding bifunctional 3'-5' exonuclease/DNA polymerase, with product MRIAVVADGAGGGWLAELGEGAPTTPVAPVRRVGDLTVAVREAEQASAEPPRWVWADTEDLYPDLVRAGVRVARCHDAALTEALLLGYEARHSEPHSLGAAWARLHDLPVPDDPARPLGEGTAAQPALFEADRSTLPPGTDRLVALVEVHTDQRRRIADLPEPGRMALLVAVESAGALAAVEMSHDGLPWRRDVHDQVLTEILGPRPRAGERPPVLADLAARIGEVVGHEVNPDSPAQVLKAMAWVGHPVESTRSWVLEAVDHPLVPLLLRYKELARLHSANGWAWLETWVRELPGEDGEPRLGRFQPDYVVGGVVSGRWATRGGGALQIPKSVRRAVRADPGWVLVRADAGQLEPRVLAAVSGDDALAAAAAEEDLYARLAVHVGDDRERAKIGMLAAMYGQTSGDAAPLLATMRRLYPRALEHVDAAARTGEGGGIVRSWLGRTSPAPVDWAATVAATDGDRRRRAHGRFTRNFVVQATAAEWALVLLAALRQELPKTPEGGGIVFFVHDEVVLHVPAELAEETVRAIERAQSRTREILFGETPVRFPLAVSVTECYADR from the coding sequence ATGCGGATCGCGGTGGTCGCCGACGGGGCCGGCGGGGGGTGGCTGGCGGAGCTGGGTGAGGGTGCTCCGACCACTCCGGTCGCTCCCGTGCGCCGAGTGGGGGACCTCACGGTTGCGGTGCGGGAGGCCGAGCAGGCTTCCGCCGAACCGCCGCGGTGGGTCTGGGCGGACACCGAGGACCTCTACCCCGACCTGGTGCGGGCCGGGGTGCGGGTGGCGCGCTGTCATGACGCCGCGCTGACCGAAGCCCTGCTGCTGGGGTACGAGGCGCGGCACTCCGAACCCCACTCACTGGGCGCGGCCTGGGCGCGGTTGCACGACCTGCCCGTGCCCGATGACCCGGCCCGGCCGCTGGGGGAGGGCACGGCCGCGCAACCGGCGCTGTTCGAGGCCGACCGCTCCACGCTGCCGCCCGGTACCGACCGGCTCGTCGCCCTGGTGGAGGTCCACACCGATCAGCGAAGACGCATCGCCGATCTCCCCGAGCCCGGGCGGATGGCGCTGCTGGTCGCGGTGGAGTCGGCCGGGGCCCTGGCCGCCGTGGAGATGAGCCACGACGGGCTGCCCTGGCGCCGCGACGTCCACGACCAGGTGCTTACCGAGATCCTCGGGCCGCGGCCGCGCGCGGGGGAGCGGCCGCCGGTACTCGCTGATCTGGCCGCGCGGATCGGCGAGGTGGTCGGTCACGAGGTCAACCCGGACTCGCCCGCGCAGGTCCTCAAGGCGATGGCGTGGGTCGGCCACCCGGTGGAGTCCACCCGCTCCTGGGTTCTGGAGGCCGTCGACCATCCGCTGGTCCCCCTGCTGCTGCGCTACAAGGAGCTCGCCCGACTGCATTCGGCCAACGGCTGGGCCTGGCTGGAGACCTGGGTGCGGGAACTGCCGGGGGAGGACGGGGAGCCCAGGCTGGGCCGGTTCCAGCCCGACTACGTGGTGGGCGGGGTCGTCTCCGGGCGCTGGGCCACCCGGGGCGGCGGCGCGCTCCAGATCCCCAAATCCGTCCGCCGCGCCGTGCGGGCCGACCCCGGCTGGGTGCTGGTCCGCGCCGACGCCGGACAGCTCGAACCCCGCGTGCTGGCCGCGGTGTCCGGAGACGACGCCCTCGCGGCCGCCGCCGCGGAGGAGGACCTGTACGCCCGCCTGGCCGTGCACGTGGGCGACGACCGCGAACGCGCGAAGATCGGCATGCTCGCCGCCATGTACGGGCAGACCTCCGGCGACGCCGCCCCGCTGCTGGCCACCATGCGCCGCCTCTACCCCCGGGCCCTGGAACACGTGGACGCCGCCGCCCGTACCGGAGAGGGCGGCGGGATCGTCCGTTCCTGGCTGGGTCGCACCTCGCCCGCGCCGGTCGACTGGGCGGCGACCGTCGCGGCCACGGACGGTGACCGAAGGCGCCGCGCGCACGGCCGGTTCACCCGTAACTTCGTCGTCCAGGCCACCGCCGCCGAGTGGGCGCTGGTCCTGCTCGCCGCGCTGCGCCAAGAGCTGCCGAAGACCCCCGAGGGCGGCGGAATCGTCTTCTTCGTGCACGACGAGGTCGTCCTGCACGTGCCCGCGGAGCTCGCCGAGGAGACGGTTCGGGCGATCGAGCGGGCCCAGAGCCGGACCAGGGAGATCCTTTTCGGCGAGACCCCCGTCCGGTTCCCCCTCGCGGTGTCGGTCACGGAATGTTATGCCGATCGCTGA
- a CDS encoding 2-hydroxyacid dehydrogenase: MGGRALVQWEQNRDNAPEALHVDLYAGGPAPEEGLADVTFYQVPYAPSTQGVDERLDIITRMPELRVLQLVSAGYEQVLGLLPDHVTLCNGRGLHDASTAEHALALMLAAQRDLPRWAIDQREHRWGSVPQRSLADSRVMIIGYGSIGQAIEARLLPFETEVVRVASQARPEEDVHGVNELHVLLPEVDIVVLVTPLTEDTRGLFGAHEFALLRDDALVVNVGRGAVLDTDALLAQNGRVRAALDVTDPEPLPVEHPLWDAPGVYLTPHVAGGSAAFYPRARAFMDSQLARWAAGEPLANVVRPGK, translated from the coding sequence ATGGGCGGCCGAGCACTGGTGCAGTGGGAGCAGAACAGGGACAACGCGCCCGAAGCGCTCCACGTCGACCTCTACGCGGGGGGACCGGCCCCGGAAGAGGGGCTGGCGGACGTCACCTTCTACCAAGTGCCCTACGCGCCCTCCACCCAGGGCGTCGACGAGCGGCTCGACATCATCACGCGCATGCCCGAGCTCAGGGTTCTGCAGCTGGTTTCGGCCGGGTACGAACAGGTCCTCGGGCTCCTCCCGGACCACGTCACCCTGTGCAACGGCCGGGGGCTGCACGACGCCAGCACCGCCGAGCACGCGCTCGCGCTCATGCTCGCCGCGCAGCGCGACCTGCCCCGGTGGGCGATCGACCAGCGCGAACACCGTTGGGGTTCGGTCCCGCAGCGTTCCCTGGCGGACTCCCGGGTGATGATCATCGGCTACGGGAGCATCGGCCAGGCGATCGAGGCGCGCCTGCTGCCCTTCGAGACCGAGGTGGTCCGGGTGGCCAGCCAGGCCCGCCCGGAAGAGGACGTGCACGGGGTCAACGAACTCCACGTGCTCCTGCCCGAGGTGGACATCGTCGTCCTGGTCACCCCGCTCACCGAGGACACGCGGGGCCTGTTCGGCGCGCATGAGTTCGCCCTGCTGCGCGACGACGCCCTGGTGGTCAATGTCGGCCGCGGCGCGGTCCTGGACACCGACGCCCTGCTCGCCCAGAACGGCCGGGTCCGCGCGGCCCTGGACGTCACCGACCCCGAACCGCTTCCGGTGGAACACCCGCTCTGGGACGCCCCCGGCGTGTACCTGACCCCGCACGTGGCGGGCGGCTCCGCGGCCTTCTACCCGCGCGCCCGCGCCTTCATGGACAGCCAACTGGCCCGCTGGGCAGCCGGGGAACCTCTGGCCAACGTCGTCCGCCCCGGCAAGTAG
- a CDS encoding substrate-binding domain-containing protein — MSSGRHRLPSPTVTTTRKAVRSPLGITAIAVALIVVAAIAVPVTMNALGCGETRYLRVSTTQSIAPVMREAAAEFNADRPSYVGQCVYAQVDEIAPHRILSALTGGQPGDSTIAPHVWVPESSAWVELARVSDGGAHGIETDPPSLASSPVVLAAPPNTEGMPDPDDASWTLLLPDERDPDRPVVMVDPNRGADGMTVMHAIRAHLGSGDDADTAMTDFVRDVQLDSAFGEIDLTNVFTGSAAAHERVAPVIAVPEQAVVAYNNRRADSAPALQAHYISDGTVNLDYPYVTATDDSALQSAAADLYQVLRGSEHRTSLRELGFRDPSGEASSTLAAQTGIIADQPPVHDDLTGDALLASVTDWNRLGMPSRTLVLADASENMADDLNGGPQRIEVAKQAALMGLGMFPDETDMGLWLMSEELDGNGRDEAADMHRLGAADNGDTTRRQELVKVAEELEVAGGESRLYDNILAAYDEVTDNYHEDKINSVILLTAGQDEGSSDISHEELVAALQDRFDPQRPVTMFIIAFGEQADELELAQIARATSGSSFVTEEPNEIGDIFLSSISRRLCVPNCDN, encoded by the coding sequence GTGTCCAGTGGACGCCACCGTCTTCCCTCACCGACCGTCACCACGACCCGCAAGGCGGTGCGGTCGCCGCTGGGGATCACCGCGATCGCCGTCGCCCTGATCGTCGTCGCCGCGATCGCCGTGCCGGTCACCATGAATGCCCTCGGCTGCGGGGAGACCCGTTACCTGCGGGTGTCCACCACCCAGAGCATCGCCCCCGTGATGCGCGAGGCGGCGGCGGAGTTCAACGCGGACCGGCCCAGCTACGTCGGGCAGTGCGTGTACGCACAGGTGGACGAGATCGCGCCGCACCGGATCCTGTCGGCGCTGACCGGTGGCCAGCCGGGCGACTCCACCATCGCCCCGCACGTGTGGGTGCCCGAGTCCTCCGCCTGGGTCGAGCTGGCCCGGGTCTCCGACGGCGGGGCGCACGGGATCGAGACCGACCCGCCCTCCCTCGCGAGTTCCCCGGTGGTGCTCGCGGCCCCGCCGAACACCGAGGGGATGCCGGACCCGGACGACGCCAGCTGGACCCTGCTCCTGCCCGACGAGCGCGACCCCGACCGCCCCGTGGTGATGGTCGACCCCAACCGCGGCGCCGACGGCATGACGGTCATGCACGCGATCCGCGCCCACCTGGGCAGCGGGGACGACGCCGACACCGCGATGACCGACTTCGTGCGCGACGTCCAGCTGGACAGCGCGTTCGGTGAGATCGACCTGACCAACGTCTTCACCGGCTCGGCCGCCGCACACGAGCGGGTGGCCCCGGTCATCGCCGTGCCCGAGCAGGCCGTGGTGGCCTACAACAACCGCCGCGCCGACTCCGCCCCCGCGCTCCAGGCGCACTACATCAGCGACGGCACGGTCAACCTGGACTACCCGTACGTCACCGCCACCGACGACTCCGCGCTGCAGTCGGCCGCCGCCGACCTGTACCAGGTCCTGCGCGGCAGCGAGCACCGGACGAGCCTGCGCGAACTGGGCTTTCGCGACCCGAGCGGGGAGGCCTCGTCCACCCTTGCCGCCCAGACCGGGATCATCGCGGACCAGCCGCCCGTCCACGACGACCTGACCGGCGACGCCCTACTCGCCTCGGTCACCGACTGGAACCGGCTGGGCATGCCCAGCCGCACCCTGGTGCTGGCCGACGCCTCGGAGAACATGGCCGACGACCTCAACGGCGGCCCGCAGCGGATCGAGGTCGCCAAGCAGGCCGCCCTGATGGGGCTGGGGATGTTCCCCGACGAGACCGACATGGGCCTGTGGCTGATGTCCGAGGAGCTCGACGGGAACGGCCGTGACGAGGCCGCGGACATGCACCGGCTGGGCGCGGCGGACAACGGCGACACCACCCGCCGCCAGGAGCTGGTCAAGGTAGCCGAGGAACTGGAGGTCGCGGGCGGCGAGTCACGCCTGTACGACAACATCCTGGCCGCCTACGACGAGGTGACGGACAACTACCACGAGGACAAGATCAACAGCGTCATCCTGCTGACCGCCGGGCAGGACGAAGGGTCCAGCGACATCTCCCACGAGGAGCTGGTGGCCGCGCTGCAGGACCGGTTCGACCCCCAGCGACCGGTCACGATGTTCATCATCGCCTTCGGTGAACAGGCCGACGAGCTGGAGCTGGCACAGATCGCGCGGGCCACCAGCGGTTCGTCCTTCGTGACCGAGGAGCCGAACGAGATCGGCGACATCTTCCTCAGCTCGATCTCGCGGCGTCTGTGTGTACCCAACTGCGACAACTAG